In a genomic window of Oncorhynchus kisutch isolate 150728-3 linkage group LG9, Okis_V2, whole genome shotgun sequence:
- the vbp1 gene encoding prefoldin subunit 3, whose protein sequence is MATTIDSCNAVQATKKKHLGIPEAIFVEDVESFMKQPGNDTADAVLRKLDEQYQKYKYMELNLAQKKQRLKSQIPQIKQTLEILRHMQKKKETTDPMETHFLLADNVYCKASVPPTDKVCLWLGANVMLEYDIDEAQSLLEKNLATASRNLDSLEEDLDFLRDQFTTTEVNMARVYNWDVKRRSKDNLLKSLEKS, encoded by the exons ATGGCGACGACCATAGACAGCTGCAATGCCGTACAGGCGACAAAGAAAAAACATCTCGGAATCCCCGAAGCAATATTTGTG GAGGATGTCGAGTCGTTTATGAAGCAACCAGGGAACGACACTGCAGACGCCGTCTTGAGAAAACTGGATGAGCAATAccagaaatataaatatatggagcTCAACCTGGCCCAAAAGAAACAAAG GTTGAAAAGCCAGATCCCACAGATCAAGCAGACTTTAGAAATCCTACGACACATGCAGAAGAAGAAG GAAACCACAGACCCTATGGAGACACACTTCCTATTGGCTGACAACGTTTACTGCAAGGCTTCAGTCCCGCCCACCGACAAAGTTTGCCTGTGGTTAGGG GCCAATGTGATGTTGGAGTACGACATCGACGAAGCCCAGTCTCTGCTGGAGAAGAATCTGGCGACCGCATCACGCAACCTGGACTCCCTGGAAGAAGACCTGGACTTCCTGCGAGACCAGTTTACCACCACCGAAGTCA ACATGGCACGAGTCTACAACTGGGACGTAAAGAGAAGGAGCAAGGATAACCTCCTCAAATCACTTGAGAAGTCTTAA